One window of the Tachypleus tridentatus isolate NWPU-2018 chromosome 10, ASM421037v1, whole genome shotgun sequence genome contains the following:
- the LOC143229207 gene encoding uncharacterized protein LOC143229207 isoform X3, which produces MASLIAAVCHDLDHPGFTQPFLIATSNHLAVLYKNFSVLETHHWRMAISCLRESKLLDHLERDVCVEIEWWVRSMILATDISRQQDFLVKLKKYMEESSLDLSKKDKRHFILQVALKCADLSNPCRPWPISKQWSYQVCEELYRQGEVEIELRLPITRVCDRTKTSVARIQSDFLRFVVSPLFEMWHLYLKSYLSHDLMCHLHHNQAHWDELLQQELEELNDTSSVLGIAAMASEDFAPLASEEEDSLEDCASLYCESLLVDNSLNSSMHRRYSLPMKKVPSMKKTAIRRQSFPLSLVSHMKSIPSGWIPFYLRNIPSCSSNVTASGLLESKTSIVSLFSEFDSSVSQKIENEAGSGQICALSRDRLFSTIYGNPSFVATEESAKSHETSITKLALVETSGVLNEKRSYTSNSSEPDCDTDCCSRFLCQVQSNNFLEDDILTKATPHSIQVNNVTSSRTLFLQGSSVNYSSTKYNEMISSNVGCTKIRRNEYFGTYPQDLSLGPKRTNSATHISHDDITFVSSRVRDITNKQQIFRPCFINLHSPGNERMENNDNINIFLEFAGYLKEPNSTKCIQHVSQRRGSAPDVASYSQPVLINNEGFIIKNDNEISFDSKWKKDLDATGGRLGNIGGSPGNTVGNHATSDGGQPPDCKHSSFDGVSKDCVTTKSRTKLLRRRHSFAILETIPSPQSGSTFSDTDSKHIPDCYITRKHDNILGTFLQYSPEGAHCYSGNNANPFLPFGRRGSLPSDIGLAWTCRIQPLKSFPRRRRAFDGDIKAKDFVSREQTSQGRRRGSTGDMVVNVVGSMFDVVSSHCIPSLNNGKRGISFFKTEPSKVSTSPKLSNIRKAEIKYCSSLSANQTEASPSQAKRKKLFRRQACSFDSWFLPDITLKCFSSCPQTASENHEPTIIPKDFEFQRRRSSLPYNMSYFHNVAGVPSSYAKK; this is translated from the exons AATTTCTCTGTGCTGGAAACCCACCACTGGAGGATGGCTATTTCATGCTTGAGAGAGTCGAAGTTGTTGGATCACTTAGAGAGGGACGTCTG tgtggAGATAGAATGGTGGGTACGGTCTATGATTTTAGCGACAGATATATCACGTCAACAAGACTTCCTTGTGAAGCTCAAG AAATACATGGAAGAAAGTTCGCTGGACCTTTCCAAGAAGGACAAACGTCATTTTATTCTTCAG GTTGCTTTGAAGTGTGCTGATTTGTCTAATCCCTGCCGGCCCTGGCCCATTAGTAAACAGTGGAGTTATCAAGTTTGTGAAGAATTATACAGACAAG GAGAAGTTGAAATAGAACTGCGTCTTCCGATAACTCGGGTATGCGATCGTACAAAAACTTCCGTTGCTAGGATACAGAGTG ATTTCCTACGTTTCGTTGTGTCGCCATTATTCGAGATGTGGCACCTGTATTTGAAGAGCTATTTGTCGCATGATCTGATGTGCCATCTACACCATAACCAAGCCCACTGGGATGAACTACTGCAGCAGGAACTCGAAGAGCTGAACGACACGAGTTCAGTATTGGGAATAGCTGCAATGGCTAGTGAGGATTTTGCACCCTTGGCCTCTGAGGAAGAAGACAGTCTTGAGGACTGTGCTAGTCTTTACTGTGAGAGTCTTCTAGTAGATAACTCCTTGAACTCGTCAATGCATCGTAGGTACAGTCTGCCGATGAAAAAGGTTCCTTCAATGAAAAAGACTGCAATTCGCAGACAGAGTTTCCCATTATCTCTAGTCTCCCACATGAAAAGCATACCAAGTGGTTGGATTCctttttatttaagaaacattCCCAGTTGCTCATCAAACGTTACAGCCTCTGGGCTTTTGGAATCTAAAACaagtattgtttctttatttagtgagTTTGATTCTTCAGTTTCgcaaaaaatagaaaatgaagcAGGTAGTGGTCAAATATGTGCTTTATCGCGAGACAGACTTTTTTCTACTATTTATGGAAACCCATCATTTGTGGCCACTGAAGAAAGTGCAAAATCTCATGAAACAAGTATTACAAAACTAGCTTTAGTAGAAACATCAggtgttttaaatgaaaaacgaTCATATACCAGCAATAGTTCAGAACCAGATTGTGATACTGATTGTTGCTCACGTTTTCTGTGCCAAGTTCAAAGCAATAACTTTCTAGAAGATGACATATTAACAAAAGCAACACCACATTCAATTCAAGTTAACAACGTTACTTCTTCCAGAACATTATTTCTCCAAGGTTCATCTGTGAACTATAGTTCTACGAAATATAACGAAATGATTTCAAGTAATGTAGGTTGTACTAAGATTCGAAGAAACGAATATTTTGGTACTTACCCGCAAGATCTGTCTTTAGGTCCTAAACGAACGAACTCCGCGACGCACATATCTCATGATGATATTACATTCGTAAGTTCAAGAGTTAGAGATATTACaaataagcaacaaatatttCGTCCGTGCTTTATAAATTTACATAGCCCAGGAAACGAAAGAATGGAAAACAAcgataacataaatatattccTAGAGTTTGCAGGATATCTAAAAGAACCTAATTCCACGAAATGTATACAACATGTTAGTCAACGACGTGGTTCAGCACCAGATGTCGCTTCTTACTCTCAGCCAGTTCTGATCAACAACGaaggttttataataaaaaatgataacGAAATTTCTTTTGATTCAAAGTGGAAAAAGGACCTAGATGCTACTGGTGGACGTCTTGGAAATATTGGTGGATCTCCTGGAAATACTGTTGGAAATCATGCAACTTCTGATGGAG GTCAACCGCCAGACTGTAAACACTCATCTTTTGATGGAGTATCTAAAGACTGTGTGACAACTAAGAGTCGAACTAAACTCCTTCGGCGTCGCCACAGCTTTGCTATACTTGAAACCATCCCTTCACCGCAAAGTGGGTCAACATTCAGTGACACTGACTCAAAACACATCCCAGATTGTTATATCACTAGGAAACATGACAATATATTAGGGACGTTCTTACAATATTCTCCTGAAGGCGCCCATTGTTACAGCGGTAATAATGCCAATCCCTTTTTGCCATTTGGCCGAAGAGGATCTTTACCAAGTGATATAGGCTTGGCTTGGACATGTCGTATCCAGCCTCTAAAGTCATTCCCGAGACGTCGTCGAGCTTTTGATGGTGACATAAAAGCAAAAGATTTTGTTTCACGAGAACAAACGAGTCAAGGCCGCAGACGAGGCTCAACTGGAGACATGGTAGTAAACGTAGTAGGTTCTATGTTCGATGTTGTTTCAAGCCATTGCATTCCTTCGCTTAATAATGGCAAGAGGggcatttctttctttaaaacagaaCCTTCAAAAGTATCCACTAGCCCGAAATTATCAAACATTAGAAAAGCAGAGATAAAATACTGTTCTTCGTTGTCTGCCAACCAAACAGAAGCTTCTCCAAGTCAGGCAAAGAGAAAGAAACTTTTTCGAAGGCAGGCCTGTTCTTTTGACTCGTGGTTTCTTCCCGACATAACGTTGAAATGTTTTTCGTCCTGTCCACAGACAGCCTCCGAAAATCATGAACCAACTATCATTCCCAAAGATTTTGAATTTCAAAGGAGACGAAGTTCCTTACCGTATAACATGTCCTATTTTCACAACGTAGCAG GTGTTCCATCCAGCTATGCCAAGAAGTAG